Proteins co-encoded in one Plasmodium reichenowi strain SY57 chromosome 10, whole genome shotgun sequence genomic window:
- a CDS encoding male gamete fusion factor HAP2, putative — protein MNKRKKTKHLKVNSILRIFFFLFLISFLFSNCKLNDYIRTKYPFIQFVYSYSKKKVCTSSTDDSTCRTVVYGDLDVSNNSVLRLKVLRSEGKGYFVTIRRDYVTISYYLKYMKDIPLKYREVVDIFNNHKYEKYTEKQIKDFTYNCTAIKVEDANNTVGDFAPHYHEYTRGESCICPSYHLFKNDNSIKRAKLKCTYFNMLFTDSAIVYSRHCAIMDLFYFSVYEIDYPPIFNTYIDITIQEYTYDDVSGMSLNKHDLVTKEKKYEINDSMSEIRDDYFDLWLFLRGERHGKRTLINLSNDYVVIPSSPLDDADVIETDVMRNCGLKEDNPALKGCDYKHECNIIHPCLLKAMMLPKYLFDLSGKTCNKLGVSLNKWRNSDGNFCGSSAGYCLSENLFKYYYIHKTSVGNRKPSKYKIKNIYGSEPQTKVYTSAKLPNYLKDKVDSSNNKSYDINDIDNKIFYNENAAAHSHFIDYKYNGNHTVEIKFETNALEVHEIRPVSYGTITHITIPKDCSSNQTNSKECILVVHTWNNNKTIGANFSCHVLCVDKSTQQVATHISPISKINAHIDANKNYAFYFIIKFLINKKITSNCTAILKDADGRECSKLSFNLTSKETINVVESGIVAQPVESEAEINKYDPDVAGASTSTTDKCDCYFNLLCYILNLNTCVSYYTKLIKDYLGRFVTIAILIFLAPSLIPLLPFIIKFFISCASLPMKLFSNFSSWMENKKKSNSSTKQNKNYFQRKYENFKKKRTNMKKNKCTSSSVSSLTNDSSISSNNTMHSDIKKDVSFNRIKSNRYNKENHKNKKSKTKGNHSKYSGTSMESTLTNTSTSSIPGNLSESHITSNSNKNNYSSKKKSKCNMLYKKEHSSKSKRKKSMGISEYSS, from the exons atgaacaaaagGAAAAAGACAAAACACTTAAAAGTTAATTCTATATTGAgaatctttttttttcttttccttatttcttttctttttagTAACTGTAAAttaaatgattatataagAACAAAATACCCATTCATTCAATTTGTATATTCTTATTCCAAAAAAAAGGTATGTACATCTTCTACAGATGATTCCACATGTCGTACTGTCGTTTATGGAGATTTAGATGTTTCTAATAATTCG GTGTTAAGGTTAAAGGTTTTAAGGTCTGAGGGGAAAGGCTATTTTGTTACTATTCGAAGAGACTATGTAACAATATCTTACTATCTGAAATATATGAAAGATATTCCTTTAAAGTATAGAGAAGTAgtagatatatttaataatcataaatatgaaaaatatacagAGAAACAAATAAAGGATTTTACTTATAATTGTACTGCTATTAAAGTCGAAGATGCCAATAATACTGTAGGGGATTTTGCACCTCATTATCATGAATATACAAGAGGAGAATCTTGTATATGCCCTTCATATcatctttttaaaaatgacAATTCAATAAAAAGAGCAAAATTAAAATGCActtattttaatatgttatttaCAGATAGTGCTATAGTATATAGTCGTCATTGTGCTATAATGgatttgttttatttttctgTTTATGAAATTGACTATCCTCCAAtatttaatacatatatcGATATAACAATACAAgaatatacatatgatGATGTATCAGGTATGTCACTGAATAAACATGATTTAGTtacaaaagaaaagaaatatgaaataaatgatTCGATGTCTGAAATAAGAGACGATTATTTCGATCTTTGGTTATTTTTAAGAGGAGAAAGACATGGAAAAAGAActttaattaatttatcaAATGATTATGTTGTTATTCCATCTTCACCTTTAGATGATGCGGATGTAATAGAAACTGATGTTATGAGAAATTGTGGTTTGAAAGAAGATAATCCAGCTTTAAAAGGATGTGATTATAAACATGAATGTAACATTATACATCCATGTTTACTAAAAGCAATGATGTTACCAAAATATCTTTTTGATTTAAGTGGTAAAACATGTAATAAATTAGGTGTATCGTTAAATAAATGGAGAAATTCTGATGGGAATTTTTGTGGTTCTTCAGCTGGATATTGTTTATCTGAAAATTtgtttaaatattattacatacATAAAACATCTGTTGGGAATAGAAAACCTTcgaaatataaaattaaaaatatatatgggTCTGAACCACAGACAAAAGTGTATACATCTGCAAAATTGCctaattatttaaaagataagGTAGatagtagtaataataaatcttatgatattaatgatatagataataaaatattttataatgaaaatgcTGCTGCACATAGTCATTTTATTgattacaaatataatgGAAATCATACTGTTGAAATTAAATTCGAAACTAATGCATTAGAAGTACATGAAATCAGACCTGTGTCATATGGAACTATTACACATATTACTATACCAAAAGATTGTTCATCAAATCAAACAAATTCTAAAGAATGTATTCTTGTTGTACATACGtggaataataataaaactaTAGGAGCTAACTTTTCTTGTCATGTTTTATGTGTTGATAAAAGTACTCAACAAGTAGCAACACACATTAGCCCCATTAGTAAAATAAATGCACATATTGATgcaaataaaaattatgccttttattttattattaaatttttaataaataaaaaaataacaagTAATTGTACAGCAATACTAAAAGATGCTGATGGTAGAGAATGTTCAAAActttcatttaatttaacATCTAAAGAAACTATAAATGTAGTAGAATCAGGAATAGTAGCACAACCTGTAGAAAGTGAAGctgaaataaataaatatgatcCTGATGTAGCAGGAGCATCTACGTCTACAACTGATAAATGTGACtgttattttaatttattatgttatatacTTAATTTGAATACATGTGTTTCATATTATACTAAATTAATTAAAGATTACCTTGGAAGATTTGTAACGATAGctatattaatttttcttgCACCATCCTTAATACCCCTGTTACCATTTAtcattaaattttttatatcatgTGCATCTCTTCCaatgaaattattttcCAACTTTTCTTCTTGGatggaaaataaaaaaaaaagtaatagTAGTACAAAgcaaaataaaaattattttcaacgtaaatatgaaaatttcaaaaaaaagagaacaaatatgaagaaaaataaatgtacaTCATCTTCGGTCTCTTCTTTAACAAATGATTCCAGTATTTCTTCAAATAATACAATGCACAgtgatataaaaaaggacGTATCGTTTAATAGGATTAAATCAAATAGGTACAATAAGGAGAATcataaaaacaaaaagagCAAAACAAAAGGTAACCATAGTAAATATAGTGGTACGTCGATGGAGAGTACACTAACAAATACAAGTACCTCAAGTATACCTGGTAATTTAAGTGAATCTCATATAACATCCAATtcaaacaaaaataattattcatcaaaaaaaaaaagcaagTGTAATATgctatataaaaaagaacatTCCAGTAAAagtaaaagaaaaaaatcTATGGGGATATCTGAATATTCTTCTTAA